The Microbacterium amylolyticum genome includes the window GATAACAGCGGAGAAGAGGTCGATCGCCGCACGTTCACCGTCCAGCAGGTTCTCACTGCGCGGGGAGGAGGGCGCAGGCGTGACGTCTTCCGTGATCGGTTGGTGCCCCGTCCACCCCTCGAAAACGCCGGTCGATGAGACGAAAACGGTTCGCCGCGGGCGAGCAGGGAGCCCCTCGGCGAGATGCTCCAGTGCAACGCGGTATCCCTGTTGTGCGGCAGCAGGAGGGAGGGTGATCACCATCGCGTCAACCAGCGGCAGCTCCTGCTCCAGCGGGCGTCCCAGGTCGGCAGCGATTGCGTCGAACGCCGACGGAAGGGCATCGGTGCGCCTGCGCACAGCGAACACCTCTCCGCCGTGTTCGTGCAGCTGGAGCCCGAGGCGCGTTCCGATCTTCCCGCACCCAACGAGCAGGGTACGTCGAGGGATACGGGCGGCAACATTCTTCACCCCGCCACTGTTTCACACGGGGCTCTCTCCTCGCCGAAGGCGTCAAGGGCGACACGCCCGGCCCGCACACATCACCGGCTGGTACGTTTCGAGCGTCGGCATCGTGCCTGCGTCAGGGAAGACTTCTTGTCAACCAGTCAGCCGTCACCGGCGCTTCGTTCTCCGTCGCCTCCTCTGTGTGAGCTCGAGGAGAGTCATGCCCGTTAGCAACGTACCCACAACGCCGTCGGTCCGCCCCGCACACTATCCTCAGCGTGATCGACAGCCGTCACACTGGCCAGGACTCGGGGATGGTGCTCGATGGCAAGGCCAATAACATTCACGTCTTCAGCGGCCTGGCCGAGGCAATAGCGCACACCGGATACCTCCCGGACTACCTCATCTGCGGTGTCGCCCCGGCAGACGGGCTACTCTCCCCCGCGCAGCGTGTCGTTCTGCTTGACGGCATTTCCCGCGGCATGCACATCATCAACGGTCTCCATGAGTTCCTCAATGACGACGCCGAGTTCGTTGCTGCGAGTCTGCTCACCGAGCGACCTCGTGGACATGGTGCTGAGCGCGTTCCCCCTGCTTGCAGAGAAGCTCGTACCGGCCGCAGTTGTCGTCGAGTAAAACGTCAGGCGCTGCGGCACGCGGCTTGCGATGGCTCGGAGCTTGCGTCGACCGCGGCTATGCTCACGAGATGCGATGCCTTCCCGCCATCTCATTCCTGGTGATCGCCGCCGCCGCGCTCAGCGGATGCGCTCCCTCTGAAGCGCCGTTGACGACCGCGCAGACAACGCATAGCCCGGAACCATCACCGGCGCCGACCGCATCGCCGTCTCCGGGTCCGCACACACCGGAACCGAGCCCACCGGGGTCCGTCGAAGTATCTGCGTGCGCCCAGGTCGAATCGCTCCGTGTCCGTCCGGAGAGCGACGATGACCGCCTCGATGTGTTCGGCGTCATCGCTCTCCGCGACTCCGGTCCTCGCACTCGTGCGAACGGTGAAACGGCGTTCGCCGGGGACCAAGCGATCTCGTACGAGGTGGCACCGGGCGACACACTGGGTGCCATCGCCGAGCGCTTCTGTACGACGACCCAGATGATCCAGTACCTCAACGTCGTACGCCGTGCCACCGGGTATTCAAACGCCAAAGATGACTTCGTCCTTTACGCCGGCGACATCCTCAACCTGGACGCGTACACGATTACGTCGGTTGGTCACCAGAACGGCGTTGTGTACGACTACCGGCCGGTCATCCATCTGCCGCCACAGCGATAGCCGCTAGACCTTCCACCCGTATCGCGTGCGAAGAGCGTGCGCGACGACGGTAAACCTGTCGAGATCCAGCGCAGCGGCTTCACGACGCACACCGTGCCGTGGGACGCTGTAGAGCTGATCGAGGTCGACCCATGATTCTCGTCCCTGCGCGTCCCAGCCACCCGTCCCGAGACGCAAATGCTCACGGGAGCCGTCGTGGGAGCGGCTCGTCAGTTTGAGGCCGTAATAGCGATCTGTCGATTGCCGGCCGATGATCAGCACCGGACGATCCTTGCCGCGGCCATCGTTTTCGGCATAGGGCACCCAGGTCCAGACCACTTCACCTGCGTCCGGTTCGCCATCCGGAGAAGGAGCGTACGACATGGTGAGGGTCGCGACGGAGCGGGGGTCGATCTCATACGTGTCGGCACCACCCGATACAGGGCGGCGGTCCGCTGCCTGTCCCCGCCGTTTCGTGCCAAAGACACCCTGGAGAAGGTCGACGCTCAGGCGGATGATCCGCTGCCAGTCCCTGTTCGTAAGCACGCGTTAACGCTACCGTGCGGAGATTGTCTGCGCCGCCCTCAGAAACAGAGGTGGGCGCCTCCTCTCATTGAGGAGACGCCCATCTGATGCTGTGAGTGCTGGGTGTTGCTTCTGCGATGACTTAGCGGTCGTCGCCTGTGAGGGCGTAACCCTCTTCGCCGTGGACCGAAACATCCACACCGGCAATTTCGTCTTCGTTCTTGACGCGGAACCCAATCGTCTTCTCGATCGCGAGACCGATGATCAGCGCGACAACGAACGCGTAGACAAGAGCCGCGACCACGGCGATGAACTGAACGATGAGCTGCTCGAGGCTGCCCGTGAAAATCAGCCCGGTGTCGCGAGCGAAGAAGCCGAGCCACAGGGCACCGATGATTCCACCGACGAGGTGGACACCGACGACATCAAGCGAGTCATCGTAGCCAAGCTTCCACTTGAGCTCGATCGCCAGGGCACAGACAGCACCGACGACGAGTCCGAGGACGATCGCCCACACGGGGTCGAGGTCAGCACAAGCCGGGGTGATGGCCACAAGACCCGAGACGGCACCCGTTGCTGCGCCCACTGCCGTCGGCTTGCCGTCCTTGATCTTCTCAACGAAGATCCAGCCGAGGACCGCTGCCGCGGGAGTAACCATCGTGTTGATGACGATGAGGCCCTGCGGGAGGTTGCCAGCGTCACCGAGCGGCTCAAACACGGCGCCGCCATTGAATCCGAACCAACCGAACCACAGCAGCGCTGCGCCGAGAAGAACGAGCGGCACGTTGTGGGGCTTCTGGATGCCCTTCTGGAAGCCAACGCGCTTGCCCAGAACGATCGCGAGAGCGAGGGCCGCGGCACCGGCGTTGATGTGAACGACGGTTCCACCGGCGTAGTCGATGACAGACACGGAGTCTTCGCCGAACATGATGGTGCCGAGCTCTTCGATCCAGCCGCCGCCCCAGACCCAGGCCGCGACGGGGAAGTAGACCAGCGTCGCCCAAATACCGGCGAAGATCATCCATGCGCCGAACTTGGCGCGGTCAGCGATCGCACCGGAAATCAGCGCAACAGTAATAATGGCGAAGGTTGCGCCGAACGCCGAACCGATGAGGACTTCACCGGTCTCGTCGCCTTCGGCGATGGTCGTCGCGAGGCCGAAGTCAGCAAAGGGGTTTCCGGCGAACGCCCATGTGCTGTCGACGGCGCTCATCGACGATCCGTAGAGCACCCAAAGAACGGCCGTAAGGCCCAGTGCGCCGAAGCTCATCATCATCATGCTGACGACGCTCTTCGCCTTCACCAGGCCGCCATAGAAGAAGGCGACACCGGGGGTCATGAGAAGGACAAGCGCGGTGGCTGTCATCAGCCATGCGAGATTTCCGCTATCCATGTGATTCCTATCGGGTCAGGTAACAGGACACCCGGTCTGCTTAGGTCGATGTGGAGCCCTCGACCGGATGACCCCATGGTGCCGCTCCCGCGTTACCCTGCCCCACGCCAAAGCGTTACGGACGAGTTACGAGAACCCCCGATGTGTAAACGCTGTGTTTCGCGACCCGGCAAAAACGACATGTGTTCCCCATGACCGTGCCACATTGCACAGAAAAGGACCGCCTGCGCCGCCTATGCGTGCGTCGACGCGACCAGCCGAGAAATCGCCCGCAGATACTTCTTGCGGTATCCGCCGCGCAGCATCTCCTCGCTAAACACCTCGTTCAGAGGCGTACCCGTTGCACGAATCGGGAGCTGAGCGTCGTACACCCTGTCGACGAAAGCGACGAAGCGCAGCGCTTCTGACTGGTCCGTGAGTAACGTGACCTCGCGCAGCCCCACCGCTCGAATCTGGTCGATCAGGCGGATGTAGCGCGAGGGGTGCACATGAGCAAGGTGAGCGATCAGCTCACGGAAGTCGTCGTCCGAGGCGGTGCCGCCTCCCGCTGATGTGGCAAGGGCCGCGTCGAAGTCGCCTTCGTCTTCCACCGATGCGCCGCTATCAAGGGAGCGCTGACGGAAGTCGACACCATCGATGCGTATGGTGCGGAAGCTGTCGGCCATGCCCTGAATCTCGCGGAGGAAGTCCTGCGCAGCGAAGCGTCCCTCACCGAGCGCGTTCGGAGGCGTATTGCTGGTGGCCGCCAGGCGGGTACCCGTCGAAACGAGTTCGCCGAGGAGGCGCGTCATGACCATCGTGTCGCCGGGGTCATCCAGCTCGAACTCATCGACGCACACAAGCGCTGTTCCGCGAAGAAGGTCCACGGTGTTCTTGTATCCGAGCGCTCCGACGAGGGCGGTGTACTCAATAAACGATCCGAAGAGCTTTCGCTGCGCCGGAACGGCGTGATAAATGGCTGCCAGAAGGTGCGTCTTGCCGACTCCGAATCCGCCATCCAGATACACGCCGGGTTTCACGGGCGCATCGATGCGCTGCTTCTTCCGTCCGAATGAAAACAGCCCGCGCGCTGCAATCGGCTGTGCGCCGACGGCAAACTGAGCGAGAGCGTCCTTGGCTTCACCCTGCGACGGATAGGAGTCGTCGACGCGGTAAGTATCGAACGTCGCGTGATCAAACTGCGGCGGCGGCACGAGGCTCGAGAGCATCTCCTCGCCTGTTAGCTGAGGGAAGCGCTCAACGAGGCGCACAGTCGTCGCTGTCACGGGAGTCATCACAGAAAATGGTACTTCGCTGGCATGGCGTTCACGACCACGCGTACTCTGTC containing:
- a CDS encoding DUF1611 domain-containing protein, producing the protein MVLDGKANNIHVFSGLAEAIAHTGYLPDYLICGVAPADGLLSPAQRVVLLDGISRGMHIINGLHEFLNDDAEFVAASLLTERPRGHGAERVPPACREARTGRSCRRVKRQALRHAACDGSELASTAAMLTRCDAFPPSHSW
- a CDS encoding LysM peptidoglycan-binding domain-containing protein, coding for MRCLPAISFLVIAAAALSGCAPSEAPLTTAQTTHSPEPSPAPTASPSPGPHTPEPSPPGSVEVSACAQVESLRVRPESDDDRLDVFGVIALRDSGPRTRANGETAFAGDQAISYEVAPGDTLGAIAERFCTTTQMIQYLNVVRRATGYSNAKDDFVLYAGDILNLDAYTITSVGHQNGVVYDYRPVIHLPPQR
- a CDS encoding type II toxin-antitoxin system PemK/MazF family toxin, with amino-acid sequence MLTNRDWQRIIRLSVDLLQGVFGTKRRGQAADRRPVSGGADTYEIDPRSVATLTMSYAPSPDGEPDAGEVVWTWVPYAENDGRGKDRPVLIIGRQSTDRYYGLKLTSRSHDGSREHLRLGTGGWDAQGRESWVDLDQLYSVPRHGVRREAAALDLDRFTVVAHALRTRYGWKV
- a CDS encoding ammonium transporter; protein product: MDSGNLAWLMTATALVLLMTPGVAFFYGGLVKAKSVVSMMMMSFGALGLTAVLWVLYGSSMSAVDSTWAFAGNPFADFGLATTIAEGDETGEVLIGSAFGATFAIITVALISGAIADRAKFGAWMIFAGIWATLVYFPVAAWVWGGGWIEELGTIMFGEDSVSVIDYAGGTVVHINAGAAALALAIVLGKRVGFQKGIQKPHNVPLVLLGAALLWFGWFGFNGGAVFEPLGDAGNLPQGLIVINTMVTPAAAVLGWIFVEKIKDGKPTAVGAATGAVSGLVAITPACADLDPVWAIVLGLVVGAVCALAIELKWKLGYDDSLDVVGVHLVGGIIGALWLGFFARDTGLIFTGSLEQLIVQFIAVVAALVYAFVVALIIGLAIEKTIGFRVKNEDEIAGVDVSVHGEEGYALTGDDR
- the zapE gene encoding cell division protein ZapE translates to MTPVTATTVRLVERFPQLTGEEMLSSLVPPPQFDHATFDTYRVDDSYPSQGEAKDALAQFAVGAQPIAARGLFSFGRKKQRIDAPVKPGVYLDGGFGVGKTHLLAAIYHAVPAQRKLFGSFIEYTALVGALGYKNTVDLLRGTALVCVDEFELDDPGDTMVMTRLLGELVSTGTRLAATSNTPPNALGEGRFAAQDFLREIQGMADSFRTIRIDGVDFRQRSLDSGASVEDEGDFDAALATSAGGGTASDDDFRELIAHLAHVHPSRYIRLIDQIRAVGLREVTLLTDQSEALRFVAFVDRVYDAQLPIRATGTPLNEVFSEEMLRGGYRKKYLRAISRLVASTHA